One Chionomys nivalis chromosome 4, mChiNiv1.1, whole genome shotgun sequence genomic region harbors:
- the Skor1 gene encoding SKI family transcriptional corepressor 1 isoform X1, which produces MALLCGLGQVTFRLWVSLPSQSENNRIGLLAAGAFLRSGGMETLTTQLGPGREGSSSPNSKQELQPYSGSSALKPNQVGETSLYGVPIVSLVIDGQERLCLAQISNTLLKNYSYNEIHNRRVALGITCVQCTPVQLEILRRAGAMPISSRRCGMITKREAERLCKSFLGEHKPPKLPENFAFDVVHECAWGSRGSFIPARYNSSRAKCIKCGYCSMYFSPNKFIFHSHRTPDAKYTQPDAANFNSWRRHLKLSDKSATDELSHAWEDVKAMFNGGTRKRTFSLQGGGGGGANSGSGGAGKGGAGGGGGGGPGCGAEMAPGPPPHKSLRCGEDEVTGPPGPPPPHPQRALGLAAAASGPTGPGGPGGSAGVRSYPVIPVPSKGFGLLQKLPPPLFPHPYGFPTAFGLCPKKDDPVLVTGEPKGGPGTGSGGGAGSAGGAGGPGAGHLPPGAGPGPGGGTMFWGHQPSGAAKDAAAVAAAAAAATVYPTFPMFWPAAGSLPVPPYPAAQSQAKAVAAAVAAAAAAAAAAAGGGGPESLDGAEPAKEGSLGTEERCPSALSRGPLDEDGADEALPPTLAPLPPPPPPPARKSSYVSAFRPVVKDAESIAKLYGSAREAYGSGPARGPVPGTGTGGGYVSPDFLSEGSSSYHSASPDVDTADEPEVDVESNRFPDEEGAQDDTEPSAPSTGGGPDGDQSAGPPSVTSSGADGPTDSPDGDSPRPRRRLGPPPPGRTAFGDLVADDVVRRTERSPPSGGYELREPCGPLAGPAVAKVYAPERDEHVKSAAAAAALGPTASYLCTPEAHEQDKEDNHSTADDLETRKSFSDQRSVSQPSPANTDRGDDGLALDVTGTQLLEKDIENLAREELQKLLLEQMELRKKLEREFQSLKDNFQDQMKRELAYREEMVQQLQIVRDTLCNELDQERKARYAIQQKLKEAHDALHHFSCKMLTPRHCTGNCSFKPPLLP; this is translated from the exons ATGGCATTGCTGTGTGGTCTTGGGCAAGTCACTTTCCGTCTCTGGGTCTCACTTCCTTCCCAATCTGAAAACAACAGGATTGGGCTCCTGGCAGCCGGGGCTTTCCTGAG GAGCGGCGGCATGGAGACTCTCACCACTCAGCTGGGGCCGGGGCGCGAGGGCAGCTCTTCTCCCAACTCCAAGCAAGAGTTGCAGCCCTATTCAGGATCCAGCGCTCTGAAACCCAACCAGGTGGGCGAGACGTCGCTGTATGGAGTGCCTATCGTATCGCTGGTCATTGATGGGCAGGAGCGCCTGTGCCTAGCCCAGATCTCCAACACCCTGCTCAAAAACTACAGCTACAATGAGATCCACAACCGCCGCGTGGCCCTGGGCATCACGTGCGTGCAGTGCACGCCGGTGCAGCTGGAGATCCTGCGTCGGGCCGGGGCCATGCCCATCTCCTCTCGCCGCTGTGGAATGATCACGAAACGAGAGGCCGAACGCCTGTGCAAATCATTTCTGGGTGAACACAAGCCACCCAAACTGCCCGAGAACTTCGCTTTCGACGTGGTACACGAGTGCGCGTGGGGTTCTCGGGGCAGCTTCATTCCTGCCCGTTACAACAGCTCTCGCGCCAAGTGCATCAAGTGTGGTTACTGCAGCATGTATTTCTCACCCAACAAGTTCATCTTCCATTCGCACCGCACACCCGACGCCAAGTACACTCAGCCCGACGCCGCCAACTTCAACTCGTGGCGTCGGCACCTCAAACTCAGTGACAAGTCGGCCACCGACGAACTGAGCCACGCTTGGGAGGACGTCAAGGCTATGTTTAATGGCGGAACGCGCAAGAGGACCTTCTCGCTGCAAGGAGGCGGCGGAGGTGGCGCTAATAGCGGGTCCGGTGGTGCAGGGAAGGGCGGCGCtggtggcggcggcggtggcggtcCAGGGTGCGGCGCGGAGATGGCCCCAGGCCCACCGCCTCACAAAAGTCTCCGCTGCGGTGAGGATGAGGTGACTGGGCCTCCGGGGCCACCTCCACCGCATCCGCAGCGTGCACTAGGCCTGGCGGCGGCAGCTAGTGGCCCTACAGGACCTGGAGGGCCTGGGGGCAGCGCGGGAGTTCGCAGCTACCCGGTGATTCCAGTGCCCAGCAAAGGCTTTGGCCTCTTGCAGAAACTgccccctcctcttttcccacaTCCTTACGGTTTTCCCACAGCCTTCGGCCTATGTCCCAAAAAGGACGACCCAGTGTTGGTCACCGGAGAACCCAAAGGAGGCCCTGGCACCGGGAGCGGTGGGGGCGCCGGCTCTGCCGGGGGTGCCGGTGGTCCGGGGGCTGGCCACTTGCCTCCGGGAGCAGGGCCCGGTCCCGGTGGCGGTACTATGTTCTGGGGACATCAACCTTCCGGTGCAGCCAAGGACGCAGCGGCGGTAGCTGCAGCAGCGGCCGCCGCCACTGTGTACCCGACGTTTCCCATGTTCTGGCCAGCTGCCGGGAGCCTCCCGGTGCCGCCTTACCCGGCCGCACAGAGCCAAGCCAAGGCCGTAGCGGCCgcggtggctgctgctgctgcggcggcggcggcagcggctgGCGGTGGCGGCCCGGAGTCTTTGGACGGTGCCGAGCCAGCCAAGGAGGGCAGCCTCGGTACGGAGGAGCGTTGCCCGAGCGCTCTATCCCGCGGGCCCCTGGATGAGGATGGCGCAGACGAGGCGCTGCCTCCGACCCTGGCTCCCTTGCCCCCTCCGCCACCGCCACCCGCCCGCAAAAGCTCCTACGTGTCGGCCTTCCGACCCGTGGTCAAGGACGCGGAGAGCATCGCTAAACTCTACGGCAGCGCGCGCGAGGCATATGGCTCGGGGCCTGCTCGTGGGCCAGTACCGGGCACAGGGACGGGAGGAGGTTACGTGAGCCCGGACTTTCTGAGCGAGGGCAGCTCCAGCTACCATTCTGCCTCGCCCGACGTGGACACCGCGGACGAACCTGAGGTGGACGTAGAGTCCAACCGCTTCCCCGACGAGGAGGGCGCCCAGGACGACACCGAGCCCAGCGCACCCAGCACGGGAGGTGGCCCAGACGGCGACCAGTCCGCTGGGCCCCCATCTGTCACATCCTCAGGCGCAGACGGTCCCACAGACTCTCCTGATGGTGATAGCCCTCGTCCTCGCCGCCGCCTTGGGCCACCGCCCCCTGGCAGAACCGCATTCGGGGACCTGGTGGCCGATGATGTGGTGCGGAGAACTGAGAGGAGCCCACCAAGTGGTGGCTATGAGCTACGAGAGCCTTGCGGGCCCCTGGCAGGCCCCGCGGTGGCCAAG GTGTATGCGCCTGAGAGGGACGAACACGTGAAGAGTGCAGCTGCTGCGGCGGCGCTGGGTCCCACGGCCTCGTACCTTTGCACCCCAGAGGCCCACG AGCAAGACAAGGAAGACAATCACTCGACAGCCGACGACTTGGAAACTAGGAAATCCTTTTCAGACCAAAGGAGTGTCTCCCAGCCAAGCCCTGCAAACACAGATCGAG GTGACGATGGGCTCGCTTTGGATGTCACAGGAACTCAGCTGTTGGAGAAAGATATTGAAAACCTAGCCAGAG AAGAATTGCAGAAACTGCTTCTGGAGCAAATGGAGCTTCGAAAGAAGCTGGAGCGGGAATTCCAAAGTCTCAAAG ATAATTTTCAGGATCAAATGAAGAGGGAATTGGCTTATCGGGAAGAAATGGTGCAACAGCTGCAGATTGTCAGAG ATACCTTGTGTAATGAACTGGACCAGGAGAGGAAGGCGCGCTATGCCATCCAGCAGAAATTAAAAG AAGCTCACGACGCTCTCCACCACTTCTCCTGCAAGATGCTGACACCCCGGCACTGCACTGGCAACTGCTCCTTCAAGCCCCCGCTGTTGCCCTAG
- the Skor1 gene encoding SKI family transcriptional corepressor 1 isoform X2: MALLCGLGSGGMETLTTQLGPGREGSSSPNSKQELQPYSGSSALKPNQVGETSLYGVPIVSLVIDGQERLCLAQISNTLLKNYSYNEIHNRRVALGITCVQCTPVQLEILRRAGAMPISSRRCGMITKREAERLCKSFLGEHKPPKLPENFAFDVVHECAWGSRGSFIPARYNSSRAKCIKCGYCSMYFSPNKFIFHSHRTPDAKYTQPDAANFNSWRRHLKLSDKSATDELSHAWEDVKAMFNGGTRKRTFSLQGGGGGGANSGSGGAGKGGAGGGGGGGPGCGAEMAPGPPPHKSLRCGEDEVTGPPGPPPPHPQRALGLAAAASGPTGPGGPGGSAGVRSYPVIPVPSKGFGLLQKLPPPLFPHPYGFPTAFGLCPKKDDPVLVTGEPKGGPGTGSGGGAGSAGGAGGPGAGHLPPGAGPGPGGGTMFWGHQPSGAAKDAAAVAAAAAAATVYPTFPMFWPAAGSLPVPPYPAAQSQAKAVAAAVAAAAAAAAAAAGGGGPESLDGAEPAKEGSLGTEERCPSALSRGPLDEDGADEALPPTLAPLPPPPPPPARKSSYVSAFRPVVKDAESIAKLYGSAREAYGSGPARGPVPGTGTGGGYVSPDFLSEGSSSYHSASPDVDTADEPEVDVESNRFPDEEGAQDDTEPSAPSTGGGPDGDQSAGPPSVTSSGADGPTDSPDGDSPRPRRRLGPPPPGRTAFGDLVADDVVRRTERSPPSGGYELREPCGPLAGPAVAKVYAPERDEHVKSAAAAAALGPTASYLCTPEAHEQDKEDNHSTADDLETRKSFSDQRSVSQPSPANTDRGDDGLALDVTGTQLLEKDIENLAREELQKLLLEQMELRKKLEREFQSLKDNFQDQMKRELAYREEMVQQLQIVRDTLCNELDQERKARYAIQQKLKEAHDALHHFSCKMLTPRHCTGNCSFKPPLLP; encoded by the exons ATGGCATTGCTGTGTGGTCTTGG GAGCGGCGGCATGGAGACTCTCACCACTCAGCTGGGGCCGGGGCGCGAGGGCAGCTCTTCTCCCAACTCCAAGCAAGAGTTGCAGCCCTATTCAGGATCCAGCGCTCTGAAACCCAACCAGGTGGGCGAGACGTCGCTGTATGGAGTGCCTATCGTATCGCTGGTCATTGATGGGCAGGAGCGCCTGTGCCTAGCCCAGATCTCCAACACCCTGCTCAAAAACTACAGCTACAATGAGATCCACAACCGCCGCGTGGCCCTGGGCATCACGTGCGTGCAGTGCACGCCGGTGCAGCTGGAGATCCTGCGTCGGGCCGGGGCCATGCCCATCTCCTCTCGCCGCTGTGGAATGATCACGAAACGAGAGGCCGAACGCCTGTGCAAATCATTTCTGGGTGAACACAAGCCACCCAAACTGCCCGAGAACTTCGCTTTCGACGTGGTACACGAGTGCGCGTGGGGTTCTCGGGGCAGCTTCATTCCTGCCCGTTACAACAGCTCTCGCGCCAAGTGCATCAAGTGTGGTTACTGCAGCATGTATTTCTCACCCAACAAGTTCATCTTCCATTCGCACCGCACACCCGACGCCAAGTACACTCAGCCCGACGCCGCCAACTTCAACTCGTGGCGTCGGCACCTCAAACTCAGTGACAAGTCGGCCACCGACGAACTGAGCCACGCTTGGGAGGACGTCAAGGCTATGTTTAATGGCGGAACGCGCAAGAGGACCTTCTCGCTGCAAGGAGGCGGCGGAGGTGGCGCTAATAGCGGGTCCGGTGGTGCAGGGAAGGGCGGCGCtggtggcggcggcggtggcggtcCAGGGTGCGGCGCGGAGATGGCCCCAGGCCCACCGCCTCACAAAAGTCTCCGCTGCGGTGAGGATGAGGTGACTGGGCCTCCGGGGCCACCTCCACCGCATCCGCAGCGTGCACTAGGCCTGGCGGCGGCAGCTAGTGGCCCTACAGGACCTGGAGGGCCTGGGGGCAGCGCGGGAGTTCGCAGCTACCCGGTGATTCCAGTGCCCAGCAAAGGCTTTGGCCTCTTGCAGAAACTgccccctcctcttttcccacaTCCTTACGGTTTTCCCACAGCCTTCGGCCTATGTCCCAAAAAGGACGACCCAGTGTTGGTCACCGGAGAACCCAAAGGAGGCCCTGGCACCGGGAGCGGTGGGGGCGCCGGCTCTGCCGGGGGTGCCGGTGGTCCGGGGGCTGGCCACTTGCCTCCGGGAGCAGGGCCCGGTCCCGGTGGCGGTACTATGTTCTGGGGACATCAACCTTCCGGTGCAGCCAAGGACGCAGCGGCGGTAGCTGCAGCAGCGGCCGCCGCCACTGTGTACCCGACGTTTCCCATGTTCTGGCCAGCTGCCGGGAGCCTCCCGGTGCCGCCTTACCCGGCCGCACAGAGCCAAGCCAAGGCCGTAGCGGCCgcggtggctgctgctgctgcggcggcggcggcagcggctgGCGGTGGCGGCCCGGAGTCTTTGGACGGTGCCGAGCCAGCCAAGGAGGGCAGCCTCGGTACGGAGGAGCGTTGCCCGAGCGCTCTATCCCGCGGGCCCCTGGATGAGGATGGCGCAGACGAGGCGCTGCCTCCGACCCTGGCTCCCTTGCCCCCTCCGCCACCGCCACCCGCCCGCAAAAGCTCCTACGTGTCGGCCTTCCGACCCGTGGTCAAGGACGCGGAGAGCATCGCTAAACTCTACGGCAGCGCGCGCGAGGCATATGGCTCGGGGCCTGCTCGTGGGCCAGTACCGGGCACAGGGACGGGAGGAGGTTACGTGAGCCCGGACTTTCTGAGCGAGGGCAGCTCCAGCTACCATTCTGCCTCGCCCGACGTGGACACCGCGGACGAACCTGAGGTGGACGTAGAGTCCAACCGCTTCCCCGACGAGGAGGGCGCCCAGGACGACACCGAGCCCAGCGCACCCAGCACGGGAGGTGGCCCAGACGGCGACCAGTCCGCTGGGCCCCCATCTGTCACATCCTCAGGCGCAGACGGTCCCACAGACTCTCCTGATGGTGATAGCCCTCGTCCTCGCCGCCGCCTTGGGCCACCGCCCCCTGGCAGAACCGCATTCGGGGACCTGGTGGCCGATGATGTGGTGCGGAGAACTGAGAGGAGCCCACCAAGTGGTGGCTATGAGCTACGAGAGCCTTGCGGGCCCCTGGCAGGCCCCGCGGTGGCCAAG GTGTATGCGCCTGAGAGGGACGAACACGTGAAGAGTGCAGCTGCTGCGGCGGCGCTGGGTCCCACGGCCTCGTACCTTTGCACCCCAGAGGCCCACG AGCAAGACAAGGAAGACAATCACTCGACAGCCGACGACTTGGAAACTAGGAAATCCTTTTCAGACCAAAGGAGTGTCTCCCAGCCAAGCCCTGCAAACACAGATCGAG GTGACGATGGGCTCGCTTTGGATGTCACAGGAACTCAGCTGTTGGAGAAAGATATTGAAAACCTAGCCAGAG AAGAATTGCAGAAACTGCTTCTGGAGCAAATGGAGCTTCGAAAGAAGCTGGAGCGGGAATTCCAAAGTCTCAAAG ATAATTTTCAGGATCAAATGAAGAGGGAATTGGCTTATCGGGAAGAAATGGTGCAACAGCTGCAGATTGTCAGAG ATACCTTGTGTAATGAACTGGACCAGGAGAGGAAGGCGCGCTATGCCATCCAGCAGAAATTAAAAG AAGCTCACGACGCTCTCCACCACTTCTCCTGCAAGATGCTGACACCCCGGCACTGCACTGGCAACTGCTCCTTCAAGCCCCCGCTGTTGCCCTAG